In Uranotaenia lowii strain MFRU-FL chromosome 2, ASM2978415v1, whole genome shotgun sequence, one genomic interval encodes:
- the LOC129749069 gene encoding uncharacterized protein LOC129749069, translated as MAIHSFALQSANEAFHYTSTGIAEDQRKNQRDASDSRHPRYRSRHGSNHPTNIQFCQATRGAESASSICSASHPSTSHSIPAYHQSPRANRRRSATSSFDQPRAGVRGLRYIDHAVLSIWCSVGFS; from the exons ATGGCCATACATAGTTTCGCCCTACAATCAGCTAACGAGGCCTTCCACTATACGTCAACCGGAATTGCCGAAGATCAGCGGAAGAACCAACGGGACGCCAGCGACAGCCGCCACCCACGCTATCGTTCACGCCACGGTTCAAACCATCCGACCAACATCCAATTCTGCCAAGCTACCAGGGGAGCAGAATCAGCCAGCAGCATTTGTTCTGCCAGCCATCCGTCTACGTCACACTCCATCCCAGCTTACCATCAATCACCGAGAGCGAATCGCCGCCGGTCGGCTACGTCATCGTTCGATCAGCCGAGAGCCGGAGTC CGCGGACTGCGATACATCGACCACGCTGTACTCTCTATATGGTGCAGCGTGGGGTTTTCTTAG